One part of the Melospiza melodia melodia isolate bMelMel2 chromosome 3, bMelMel2.pri, whole genome shotgun sequence genome encodes these proteins:
- the STX11 gene encoding syntaxin-11, which produces MKDRLSELREFARLHNQQFSDSDDDENSPQDILLYETDYALEILHKDIQSIRAENDHLKADVSRLRKQNTRFLTSMRRLSSIKRDTNCIARDIKSRGESIHRKLQVMRDFCEDAITKYGAMSVIARVAKNHYVDLMHTFQDAMFDYNAAEMNQRENCKIRIQRQLEIMGKDVSGHQIEEMIEQGKWDVFSENLLSDVKGARAALNEIETRHKELVKLEGRIKEVHELFLQVALLVEEQADTFDVIEINMQNVEDYVGDAKDQVKRALEYRRKHPLRTILCCCISCCRR; this is translated from the coding sequence ATGAAAGACCGTTTAAGTGAGCTGCGTGAATTTGCCAGGTTACACAACCAGCAATTTTCTGATAGTGATGATGATGAGAATTCACCCCAGGATATTCTCCTTTATGAGACGGATTATGCCTTGGAAATCCTTCATAAGGACATACAGAGCATCCGGGCAGAAAACGACCACCTAAAAGCGGATGTCAGCCGCCTCAGAAAGCAAAACACCCGCTTCCTCACCTCCATGCGCCGCCTTAGCAGCATCAAACGAGACACTAATTGTATTGCCAGAGACATTAAGAGCCGTGGAGAGAGCATCCACAGGAAACTGCAGGTAATGAGAGACTTCTGTGAAGATGCAATAACCAAATATGGAGCTATGTCTGTCATTGCCAGGGTGGCGAAGAACCACTACGTTGACCTCATGCACACATTTCAGGACGCTATGTTTGATTACAATGCAGCGGAGATGAACCAGCGGGAGAACTGCAAGATCCGAATTCAGCGGCAGCTGGAGATCATGGGCAAGGACGTTTCTGGGCACCAGATTGAGGAGATGATTGAGCAAGGCAAATGGGATGTCTTCTCCGAGAATCTCTTGTCGGATGTCAAGGGAGCTCGCGCAGCCTTGAATGAGATAGAGACGCGGCACAAGGAGCTGGTGAAGCTGGAAGGTCGTATTAAGGAAGTTCACGAGCTCTTTCTGCAGGTGGCCCTGCTGGTGGAGGAACAGGCAGACACCTTTGATGTTATTGAGATTAATATGCAAAATGTTGAGGACTATGTAGGAGATGCTAAAGACCAAGTGAAAAGAGCTTTGGAATACAGGAGAAAACATCCCCTCAGAACAATCCTCTGCTGTTGCATATCATGTTGCAGAAGGTGA